One region of Fusobacterium periodonticum 1_1_41FAA genomic DNA includes:
- a CDS encoding AAA family ATPase, producing the protein MKIEKVHIKNIKGIKDLELSLKKDNKILDVIVLAGVNGSGKTTILESIKDFFDNRNVNYNEPEKSNINLNIFFEDFEKNNIEEAEKSSNNYKQPLWNFFNALQSYQYEKYNNNGLYQNLIAKRFENPPKIIYVPANNSFGLVETASTTLSREYQFINYVDSVLMRDIPSYIATRRNYLATIEEDLTMKEVTNKVINEINVIFDILELDVKLKGFSKDEKIMPIFENSAGEEFNINDLSSGEKQLFLRTLSIKMLEPKNSIILIDEPELSLHPKWQQRIIEVYKKIGENNQIIIATHSPHILGSVSNENIFILYRDEKGKIEAKTGDELYSSYGQPVDRVLKDIMGLESVRTPKIEKDLEELRKLVDEDKYDTKEFKEKYNELLEILGNTDEDLFLIDMDAKLKQKVNSNVESK; encoded by the coding sequence ATGAAAATTGAAAAAGTCCACATAAAAAATATAAAAGGAATAAAAGATTTAGAACTTTCATTAAAAAAAGATAATAAAATTTTAGATGTAATTGTCTTAGCTGGAGTAAATGGAAGTGGTAAAACAACTATTTTAGAATCTATAAAAGATTTTTTTGACAATAGAAATGTAAATTATAATGAGCCAGAAAAATCAAACATTAATTTGAATATATTTTTTGAAGATTTTGAAAAAAATAATATTGAAGAAGCTGAAAAATCTTCTAATAACTATAAACAACCACTATGGAATTTTTTTAATGCTCTTCAGTCATATCAATATGAGAAATACAATAATAATGGATTATATCAAAATTTAATAGCAAAAAGATTTGAAAATCCACCTAAAATAATTTATGTTCCAGCAAATAATAGTTTTGGACTGGTTGAAACAGCAAGTACAACTTTATCAAGAGAGTATCAATTTATAAATTATGTAGATTCTGTTCTGATGAGAGATATCCCATCATATATAGCAACAAGAAGAAATTATTTAGCTACTATTGAAGAAGACTTAACTATGAAAGAAGTTACAAATAAAGTTATAAATGAAATAAATGTTATTTTTGATATTTTAGAATTAGATGTTAAATTGAAAGGTTTTTCAAAAGATGAAAAAATTATGCCTATTTTTGAAAATTCTGCTGGTGAAGAATTTAATATAAATGATTTATCTTCTGGTGAAAAACAACTATTTTTAAGAACATTGTCTATAAAGATGTTAGAGCCTAAAAATTCTATAATTTTAATTGATGAGCCAGAATTATCATTACATCCAAAATGGCAACAAAGAATAATAGAAGTATATAAGAAAATTGGAGAAAATAATCAAATAATAATAGCAACTCACTCTCCACACATATTAGGAAGTGTTTCTAATGAAAATATTTTTATTCTTTATAGAGATGAAAAAGGCAAAATAGAAGCTAAAACAGGAGATGAATTATATTCTTCATATGGACAACCTGTTGACAGAGTCCTTAAAGATATAATGGGCTTAGAATCAGTTAGAACTCCAAAGATAGAGAAAGATTTAGAAGAACTAAGAAAACTTGTAGATGAAGATAAGTATGACACAAAAGAATTTAAAGAAAAATACAATGAGCTTCTAGAAATATTAGGAAATACAGATGAAGATTTATTCCTTATAGATATGGATGCAAAATTAAAACAAAAGGTGAATTCTAATGTTGAAAGTAAATAA
- a CDS encoding ABC transporter substrate-binding protein has translation MKFFTKKSFAFLMAILMMFTLVACGGDKKEETSAKTETVNTDGELVIGVTSFADTLEPTEQYFSWVITRYGVGENLVRFDEHGELQAALAEEWKVSDDKLTWEFKIRDGVKFSNGNPLTAEAVKSSLDRTFRKSKRADGFFKPTSIVADGQTLKISTEKPVAILPQCLADPLFLIIDTSDNVEEYTTNAPICTGPYIFKEFVPTEYAIVERNENYWGGKPGLAKVTFKCINDQSTRALSLKTGEIGVAYNLKIENKADFEGQDDINIQELKSLRSTYAFMNQHGALGDLSLRQALIRALDKKAYTENLLGGAATPGKAPIPPTLDYGFDKLVDENAFNPESAKEILAKAGYKDVDGDGFVEKPDGSKLELNFVIYTSREELKVYAQAAQANLKDVGINVNLKTVSYETLLDMRDSGNFDLLIWNVLAANTGDPEKYLYENWDSSSASNQAGYKNEKVDELLDKLNVEFDSKKRKELAIEIQQLIMNDAATVFFGYETTFLYSNKKVQNVKMFPMDYYWLTKDVTVSE, from the coding sequence ATGAAATTTTTTACAAAGAAAAGTTTTGCTTTTCTAATGGCAATCTTAATGATGTTTACTTTAGTGGCTTGTGGAGGAGATAAAAAAGAAGAAACTTCTGCTAAGACAGAAACAGTAAATACAGATGGAGAATTAGTTATTGGAGTTACAAGTTTCGCTGATACTCTTGAACCTACTGAACAATATTTTAGTTGGGTTATAACTCGTTATGGTGTTGGAGAAAACCTAGTTCGTTTTGATGAACATGGAGAATTACAAGCAGCACTTGCTGAAGAATGGAAAGTTAGTGATGATAAATTAACTTGGGAATTTAAAATTAGAGATGGGGTTAAATTCTCTAATGGTAATCCTTTAACAGCAGAAGCAGTAAAATCTTCTCTTGATAGAACTTTTAGAAAAAGTAAAAGAGCAGATGGTTTCTTTAAACCTACTTCAATAGTTGCAGATGGACAAACTTTAAAAATATCTACTGAAAAACCAGTTGCTATTTTACCTCAATGTTTAGCAGATCCTCTATTCTTAATAATAGATACTTCTGATAATGTTGAAGAATACACAACAAATGCTCCTATATGTACAGGACCTTATATATTTAAAGAATTTGTTCCTACTGAATATGCAATAGTTGAAAGAAATGAAAATTACTGGGGTGGAAAACCTGGACTTGCAAAAGTTACTTTTAAATGTATCAATGACCAAAGTACTCGTGCTTTATCTTTAAAAACAGGAGAAATTGGAGTTGCTTACAACTTAAAAATTGAAAATAAGGCTGATTTTGAAGGACAAGATGATATTAATATCCAAGAATTAAAATCACTTAGATCTACTTATGCTTTTATGAATCAACATGGAGCATTAGGAGATTTGTCACTTCGTCAAGCATTAATTAGAGCTTTAGATAAAAAAGCATATACTGAAAATCTATTAGGTGGAGCAGCTACTCCTGGTAAAGCACCTATTCCTCCTACATTGGACTATGGATTCGATAAACTTGTAGATGAAAATGCTTTCAATCCTGAAAGTGCAAAAGAAATATTAGCTAAAGCAGGATATAAAGATGTTGACGGTGATGGATTCGTTGAAAAACCAGATGGATCAAAACTTGAATTAAACTTCGTAATCTATACAAGTAGAGAAGAATTAAAAGTTTATGCTCAAGCAGCTCAAGCTAACTTAAAAGATGTTGGAATCAATGTTAATTTAAAAACAGTTAGTTATGAAACTCTTTTAGATATGAGAGATTCTGGAAACTTTGATTTATTGATTTGGAATGTACTTGCTGCTAATACAGGAGACCCTGAAAAATATCTATATGAAAACTGGGATAGTTCTTCAGCATCTAACCAAGCAGGATACAAAAATGAAAAAGTTGATGAATTATTAGATAAATTAAATGTAGAATTTGATTCTAAAAAGAGAAAAGAATTAGCAATAGAAATTCAACAATTAATAATGAATGATGCTGCAACAGTATTCTTTGGATACGAAACTACTTTCTTATACTCAAATAAAAAAGTACAAAATGTAAAAATGTTCCCAATGGATTACTATTGGTTAACAAAAGATGTTACAGTTAGTGAATAG
- a CDS encoding retron system putative HNH endonuclease, translated as MLKVNKKSEPEEFTKYKSKNKIINWDSFSTEIKQVLKQYLLEEQENRCCPYCEIEINLDKSHIEHIKPKNTFPKLLSDYNNLIACCLTKKRCEDSKASEWDELFINPVIENPEDYFKYDIKTGKIIPIFKDGEKNKKASYTIDLLNLNDNRLCDIRRKYIFEFLNYSKYNKNSLSNYPIKFLSLRRYLEGRL; from the coding sequence ATGTTGAAAGTAAATAAGAAAAGCGAACCAGAAGAATTTACAAAATACAAAAGTAAAAATAAAATAATAAATTGGGATAGTTTTTCAACAGAAATTAAACAAGTTTTAAAACAATATCTATTAGAAGAACAAGAAAATAGATGCTGTCCTTATTGTGAAATAGAAATTAATTTAGATAAAAGTCATATTGAACATATAAAACCTAAAAATACATTTCCTAAACTTTTGTCAGATTATAATAATTTAATTGCTTGTTGTCTTACTAAGAAAAGGTGTGAAGATTCAAAGGCAAGTGAGTGGGATGAACTTTTTATTAATCCTGTTATAGAAAATCCAGAAGATTATTTTAAGTATGATATAAAAACGGGAAAAATAATTCCAATATTTAAAGATGGTGAGAAAAATAAAAAAGCTAGTTATACAATAGACTTGTTGAACTTGAATGATAATAGATTATGTGATATAAGAAGAAAATATATATTTGAATTTTTAAATTATAGTAAGTATAATAAAAATAGTTTAAGTAATTATCCAATAAAATTTCTATCTCTAAGAAGATATTTAGAAGGTAGGCTTTAA
- the nikB gene encoding nickel ABC transporter permease, translating into MMKNNFVNRILQILVVLFGISFFTFSLTYLSPGDPAEIMLTECGNIPTPELLAQTRAELGLDKPFAEQYCRWAGHVVQGELGKSYSLRVPVVDKIKTAFMPTLKLSLLSLGFMILISLPLGILAALKVNKWQDYLVRAISFTGLSIPSFWLGLIFLTIFGVMLRWVTVSGGKADFKSMILPAFTLGFAMSAKYIRQVRHTVLEELNKDYVVGARMRGIKESTILLKHVLPNALIPLITLLGLSLGSLLGGTAVIEIIYNFPGMGNLAIKAISFRDYPLVQAYVLLIALIYLVINLIVDFSYKLLDKRVEGAN; encoded by the coding sequence ATGATGAAAAACAATTTCGTTAACAGAATCTTACAAATTTTAGTAGTTCTTTTTGGAATAAGTTTTTTCACTTTTAGTTTAACTTATTTATCCCCAGGTGACCCTGCAGAAATAATGTTGACTGAGTGTGGAAATATTCCTACACCTGAATTACTTGCACAGACAAGAGCAGAACTTGGTTTGGATAAACCTTTTGCTGAGCAATATTGTAGATGGGCAGGTCATGTTGTACAAGGAGAGTTAGGAAAATCTTATTCTTTAAGAGTACCTGTTGTAGATAAAATAAAAACAGCTTTTATGCCAACATTGAAACTTTCTTTGTTATCACTTGGGTTTATGATATTAATTTCTCTACCCTTAGGGATTCTTGCAGCCTTAAAGGTCAATAAATGGCAAGACTATCTTGTGAGAGCAATAAGTTTTACTGGATTATCAATTCCTAGCTTTTGGTTAGGCTTAATATTCTTAACGATTTTTGGAGTGATGCTTCGTTGGGTTACTGTTTCAGGAGGGAAGGCTGATTTTAAGTCAATGATACTCCCTGCTTTTACACTAGGATTTGCAATGTCAGCAAAATATATAAGGCAGGTTAGACATACAGTACTAGAAGAGTTAAATAAAGACTATGTTGTTGGAGCTAGAATGAGAGGAATAAAAGAAAGTACTATCCTTTTAAAGCATGTACTACCTAATGCTTTGATACCTTTAATCACTCTATTAGGTTTATCTCTTGGTAGCTTGTTAGGAGGAACAGCAGTTATAGAAATAATTTACAACTTCCCTGGAATGGGAAATTTAGCTATCAAGGCTATATCTTTTAGAGATTATCCCTTAGTTCAAGCTTATGTACTTCTTATTGCACTTATTTACTTAGTGATAAACCTTATAGTAGATTTTTCATATAAACTACTAGATAAGAGAGTTGAGGGGGCAAATTAA
- a CDS encoding ABC transporter ATP-binding protein, giving the protein MLEIKDLTIQYGEKDAVVENFSLTMQKGEIISIVGESGSGKSTVLRSIIGGLLGQGKVVSGDIIFNGKSLLNLSNNEWRELRGTVISMISQDCGATLNPIRKIGSQYIEYINAHTKLNKTEAEEKAHFMLEKVRLPEVKNIMNSYPYELSGGMKQRVGIAIALTFKPELVLADEPTSALDVTTQAQIVKQMMELRDEFNTGIIIVTHNMGVAAYMADKIVVMQKGVVVDSGTREEVINNPKSDYTKKLLKSIPEMDGERFV; this is encoded by the coding sequence ATGTTAGAAATTAAAGATTTAACGATACAATATGGAGAAAAAGATGCTGTTGTTGAAAATTTCTCTCTAACTATGCAAAAAGGGGAAATTATAAGTATTGTTGGAGAATCTGGAAGTGGTAAATCTACTGTTCTTCGTTCAATAATAGGAGGACTATTAGGACAAGGAAAAGTTGTTTCTGGAGATATAATTTTCAATGGAAAATCACTGTTAAATCTTTCAAATAATGAGTGGAGAGAACTGAGAGGGACAGTTATCTCCATGATTTCTCAAGATTGTGGGGCAACATTGAACCCTATAAGAAAGATAGGTTCTCAATATATTGAATATATAAATGCTCATACTAAATTAAATAAAACTGAGGCAGAAGAAAAAGCACATTTTATGTTAGAAAAAGTTCGTTTGCCAGAAGTAAAAAACATTATGAATAGTTATCCTTATGAACTCTCTGGAGGAATGAAACAGAGAGTTGGGATTGCTATAGCTCTTACATTTAAGCCAGAACTTGTACTAGCCGATGAACCGACATCAGCCTTAGATGTTACAACACAGGCTCAAATAGTAAAACAAATGATGGAATTGAGAGATGAATTTAATACAGGTATAATTATAGTTACTCATAATATGGGGGTTGCTGCATATATGGCAGATAAAATTGTAGTTATGCAAAAAGGGGTAGTTGTTGACAGTGGTACAAGGGAAGAAGTTATAAATAATCCTAAGAGTGACTACACTAAAAAACTACTTAAATCAATTCCTGAAATGGATGGTGAGAGATTTGTCTAA
- the nikC gene encoding nickel transporter permease, with translation MKVVKFIKGHKQFIFFLIMAIIIVLIAIFAKQIAPKDPLQAVMDKPLHSPDKVNLLGTDILGRDILSRIIYGTRYSLFMTLVLVGTVFTLGTTLGLLAGYFGGIVDTLIMRLADMMVSFPGIILAIAIAGLLGPSMTNAIIAISSVTWPKYARLSRSMVLKIKKELYIEAAKLTGSKDKDILFKYILPNMLTLMLVTAISDIGALMLEISALSFLGFGAQPPIPEWGAMLNEGRTYLAKAPWLMLYPGMAIVIVVVVFNMLGDNIKDLIDIKEEDF, from the coding sequence TTGAAAGTAGTAAAATTTATAAAGGGACATAAACAATTTATATTTTTTCTTATAATGGCAATAATCATTGTTTTGATTGCTATCTTTGCAAAACAAATAGCTCCAAAAGATCCTTTACAGGCTGTTATGGATAAACCTTTACATAGTCCTGATAAAGTAAATTTATTGGGAACTGATATTCTAGGAAGAGATATTCTATCTCGTATTATCTATGGTACTAGATATTCACTTTTTATGACCTTAGTACTTGTTGGAACTGTTTTTACTCTTGGAACTACTTTAGGTTTACTAGCTGGATACTTTGGTGGAATTGTCGATACTCTTATAATGAGACTTGCAGATATGATGGTATCTTTCCCTGGAATTATTTTAGCAATAGCAATAGCTGGACTTTTAGGACCTAGTATGACAAATGCAATAATTGCAATTTCTTCAGTTACTTGGCCTAAGTATGCAAGACTTTCAAGAAGTATGGTTTTAAAAATAAAAAAGGAACTTTATATAGAAGCTGCTAAATTGACAGGAAGTAAGGACAAAGATATTCTATTTAAATATATTTTACCAAATATGTTAACTCTTATGTTAGTGACTGCAATTTCAGATATAGGAGCATTGATGCTTGAAATTTCAGCCTTATCATTTTTAGGTTTTGGAGCACAGCCTCCTATTCCAGAGTGGGGAGCAATGTTAAATGAAGGAAGAACATATCTTGCAAAAGCCCCTTGGCTTATGCTATACCCTGGAATGGCAATAGTTATAGTTGTAGTTGTTTTCAATATGCTTGGAGATAATATCAAAGATTTAATTGATATTAAAGAAGAAGATTTTTAA